The window ATGAACACCTGTATGAAGGCAAATTTATTTTCAATACGTCGGTAGGTACCCGTGTCCGCACGTTCTGCAGCAACCCTTCCGGTCATGTTGTTGTAGAAAATCACAGCGGGGTGATGGCGGCGAACGGCCACTCGTATAAAGATCCGAAGCTTGGCTCAAAAAATACGAACTTTGCCCTGCTGGTGTCACATACCTTTACAGAGCCTTTTGATAAGCCGAATGAATACGCCCGGGAAATTTGCAAACGGGCCAATGATTTGTCCAGCGGCGGCGTAATTGTACAGAAATATGGCGACATCCTGCGCGGACGCCGTTCTACAGAGACGCGGATCAAGGAAGGGTTCCTCGAGCCTACGCTGAAAGAGGCGGTACCAGGCGATCTGGGCCTGGTCCTGCCGTACATCACCATGAAGAGCCTGATTGAAATGGTAGAGGCACTGGAAAAGGTAACGCCGGGCATCGCGTCGGAACACACGCTGTTCTACGGCGTGGAAGCGAAGTTCTATTCCGCCCGGCCGAAGCTGACAGACAGGCTGGAGACGGAAATCTCCGGGCTCTACTGCGGCGGGGACGGAGCAGGTGTAACCCGGGGACTGGCTCAGGCGGGTGCAGCCGGAGTCTGGATCGCGCGGGGGATCCTGGAGCGGGCAGCCGTTACTGCCTAAAATATAGATACAATAAAGCGGGCTGTCTCTTAGTGCAAAGTGTTTGCACTAGGAGATGGCTCTTTTTCGTGAAGGGATCTAATCATTGCTGATTAAAGTGACAGCGGTTTATTGTATGGGACTTAAGGCATAAGACTTTATCAATGAAAGTATTTCCTTTATTTAACTCTGTTGATATAATGTTAGAATACATAACATGATTGGAGTGGAAGTCGGAAATGTCAGTTCGCCGGAGTAAGAATGTCCTAGTCACACTGTTGCTGCTGCTGGTTGGTCTGTATGGGTTATGGATTGATATGCTTTGGGTCCATAAGCTGGTGTTCCTGGTGTTGATGGCGGCACTCGGCGGGTTCGCATGGAATGCTTACCGTAGGGGACTACAGAGGGAGGAGTTTCTGAAGCAAACCCGGGACCAAGTCGAAAGTCTCAGCAATGAAATTGTCGTTACCTCGGACAGGCTGCACGGGGCGCTTGAGGAAATCAGCCGCCATACGGAAGGGCTGCAGCAGACAGCCGATTATTCACATGCCTATGAAGTAGACCTGCAGACCCGCAGCACTGAGGCTAAGGCTAATATCGAAGGCGCCTTTGCGACAATGGGCGGAGTGGCGGATGTAACCGCACATATTAAGGAACTGACCGAACGGCTGGGGGCAAATATGCTGGATGCCCGTCAAGAGATGACGGGCATGCTCGGCTCCCTCCGGAACACGGATGCGGTGATGGCGGAATTACAGGAGCAGAGCGCGGATATGCTGAACAAGTTCACCGCACTGAGCGGTCATCTTGCCCTGGTAGAGGAGATTAATTCCCTGATTGTCGGGATTGTGAATGAGACCTCGCTGCTGGCGTTGAATGCCTCGATTGAAGCGGCACGGGCCGGGGAGCAGGGACGGGGATTTGCCGTGGTTGCCGGCCGCATCAGGCAGCTGGCTGATCAGAGCCGAAGCTCGGTGGAACGGTCTTCAGCTGTGCTGTCGGATATCAATAACGGGGTCCGGCAGGTGCTGGAGTCAGTAACTAAAGAGCAGAATGCTGTCTCCCATGGGGTGAATGAAGTAGCGGCTGTGAAGCTGCGGCTGTCCGATATGTCGGCAAGAATCGAAGAGGTAGGGACCGCCGTTGCCGATACCGTTACCGCCGCCTCGCGGCAGAGCGGGCTGATCGGAATAGTGACAGGGGAGCTGAGCGGTGCGGTGGCCATTGTGAATGAGACCATTGCCGGTGTAGACCTGACGCTGGAGCAGGTAACACGGCAGCGTTCGCAAATTGGACAGCTGAATGAGATCAGCGCCAGTCTGCTTGGCGAGTCGCAGGCTTTGCAGCAGTCGGTGAACCAGATAGCCGGACGGGAGGCTGTTGAAATGAGCCAGTACGCTGCCCGGCTGCAGGAAATGCAGAGCCTGCTGCAGGAAATTTCAGCGAAGCAGGAGCTGTGTGCACCGGATGCTGTCAGCCATGGCAATGTACTCACTGCCTGCATGAAAAGGGTGCCAGATGTCCAGGCGATCTGGTCCAACCGCACGGACGGCACTTTTATCTACTCCGAGCCGGCGGCCGGACTGATGAACGCCAAACGCCGCGACTGGTGGAACGGGGCGATGAGCGAAGGTGAATATGTCTCCCGGCCGTATGTATCGGCGATTACCAAACGCTCCTGTATCACTTTGTCCCGGGCCATTAAGAACGGGCAGGGGGAGACAGTGGGTGTAGTGGGAATTGACCTGGCAGTATAACCTGCAGCTGATTCCAGACTCCCTGCCAGTTCTTTTTGGCTATCCGTTCTTCGTAGACAGGATGAAGCCGGGGGTTGGCGTTGAACAGTGGGGAGGGTCTCACGATCAGGTCAAGTACATCTCTGACCCCGTGTGGCGCAGATAAGATAACCTCGCCCTGTCCGGTAAGTGCAAGACCCAGGGCAGTCGCCGTTTCAGGAAATTTTGACATGCCGTCTGTGGCCGATGTATAGGGCTCCAGATCGTTAACAACATGCATTCTCGCCTGGTTTTTGACCGACCAGGGGACCGATGGATCGGCCTCCCGCAGCCGGGCTTCCCAGGCTTTCTCTATTTCCTCCCGAATATCGGCAGGGTCGTAATATATTACATCCACATCCCCCAAAGGTGTTCTGCTGGTAAAGTCATGCTGGACATCCCACACTTTAGAGCGCACAAATCCGGCGCAGACCCAGCAATCCGGCAACCCCAGATCCCTGGCAGCTGCCAGAATATCCATCATCCAGCGGTCTTCGGCAACTAGACGCAGCAGCTCTTCTTCATCATGTATCCGCAACCGGATGCACCTCCGTAACATTAAAAGGGCTCTCTGAAAGCTCCAAGTTCATTTTAAGGGAACAATGGGCAGATTGCTAATGAGCTCAAAGTCATGAAGCCTAAAAAAGAGGGATACGAGGACGATGCTGCTGTCTTCGTATCCCTCTTAATATATCATTGGACTGGTGATGGGTAGCGGACTCCTGAAGCGGGGTTACCCCTCCAGCAGCAGCGCTTCCGGATCTTCCAGCAATTCCTTAACCTTGACGAGGAAGCTTACCGCCTCTGAACCGTCCACGATCCGGTGATCGTAGGATAGGGCGATATACATCATCGGCCGGTTGACGGTTCTTTCCTCATCCAGCGCGATCGGACGCAGCTGGATCTTGTGCATGCCGAGAATGCCGACCTGCGGGGTATTCAGGATCGGTGTAGAGAGCAGGGAGCCGAATACGCCGCCGTTTGTAATCGTAAAGGTACCGCCCTGCAATTCCGGAAGACTGAGCGTGTTAGCGCGGGCCTTGGCGGCCAGTTCGCCGATCTGCCGCTCGATTTCCGGGAAGCTGAGCCGGTCCGCATCACGGACAACCGGCACAACCAGTCCTTCCTTGGCGGATACAGCGATGCCGATATCATAGAATTTCTTAATCAGCAGCTCCTCGCCGTCAATCTCTGCATTCAGCAGCGGATAGGCTTTGAGCGCACCGATGACAGCCTTGGTGAAGAAGGACATGAAGCCGAGTCCGACATCATGCTTCTCTTTGAAGGCATCCTTGCGCCGTTTGCGGATGTCGAGGATGGCGGTCATGTCCACCTCGTTGAAGGTGGTCAGCATGGCCGCGGTCTGCTGCGCTTCAACCAGGCGGCTGGCAATCGTCAGCCGTCTGCGCGACATGCGCTTGCGCTCCACGGCCTTGCCGTCCTGCTGCGGCGCTGCATTAGCCGCAGCGGGCTTCGCTGCCGCAGGTGCAGCCTGCGGCGCCGGAGCGGACGGCGCAGCGGCCCCCTGGCCGGCTGCGCCATGGCCGTTCACATCGGCCTGGCCAATCCGGCCGATGGGGTCGCGGGCACTGACCTCGCCGAGGTCGATGCCCCGCTCCCGGGCCAGCTTGCGCGCCCCCGGCGAAGCCAGGGCCGCAGTGCCGGCAGCCGCGCCTTCGGGAGCGGCTGGTGCCTGGGCAGCGGCGGCCGGAGCCTCCGCTGCCGCTGGCGCAGCAGCGGGACTTGCGCTGCTGGCTGCAGGCGCCGCCTCGGGCTGGCTGCCCCCGGCGGCCTGCGGTGCAGCGGCTTCGCCGGCGCTGCCGATCACGCCGATCGCCTCGCCTACGGCGACGTTCTCGCCAGCCTGGCGGAGGATGGCGGAGATGACGCCATCCTCCTCGGCACTGATCTCAAGATTGACCTTGTCAGTTTCAAGCTCGGCCAGCACATCGCCCTGACCGACGGTGTCGCCTTCCTTTACCAGCCATTTGTAGATCGTTCCTTCGGAAATCGATTCGCCCAGATCGGGTACTTTAATTTCGGACACAGGCCGATACCTCCCCAAACTTAATAGTTTTCATTATCGTGACACCGTCCCCGGATTAGGAGGACGGCACAGGCGCTTGTACTTGCGAGTTCGATTTTAGGGCTTCCGTAACGATGCGACGCTGTTCGAAGCTGTGAACATCGGCATAACCGCTGGCCGGACTGGAGCGTTCCGGACGGCCGATATACTGTACCGAGACATTCTGAGGGGCGATATTCCGCAGCCGTGGCTCGGTATAACTCCAGGCACCCATGTTCTTCGGCTCTTCCTGTACCCAGATAATCTCCTGCAGCGAGCGGAAGGAGTTCAGGTGGGCCGCCAGCTCCCGTTCCGGGAACGGGTAGAGCTGCTCCAGCCGGAGGATATGGAGCCAGGACCAATCCCGGTCTCCCGCGGCTTCAAGCTCAGTTTGCAGATCAATGGCTACCTTGCCGCTGCAGACCACCAGGCGTTTCACCTCGGCGGGCTTACTGCCCAGCAGCGGCTCCGGCAATACAGCCTGGAAGCCTCCGGAGGCAAGCTCGGATCCGGGAGAGGTGCTGCGTGTGTTGCGGATCAGACTCTTCGGTGCCATGATTACCAGCGGCTTGGCGTCAGGCTGCCCGCACAGAGCCGCTTGGCGGCGCAGCAGATGGAAATACTGCGCAGCAGTGGTCAAGTTCGCTACGGTCCAGTTCTCTTCGGCAGAGAGCTGCAAAAACCGTTCCAGACGGCCGCTGGAATGCTCCGGCCCCTGTCCTTCATAGCCATGAGGGAGCAGGATAGCCAGATTGCTGCGCTGTGTCCATTTGGCCCGTCCGGCGGAGATGAACTGATCAATAATGACCTGCGCGGCATTGGCGAAATCACCGTACTGGGCTTCCCAGAGTACGAAGGTCTCCGGGGCGAACACATTATAGCCATACTCATAGCCCAGCACCGATGCTTCCGAGAGCGGGCTGTTGTATACCCCGAAGGAAGCGGAAGAGGATGTGAGCTGATGCAGCGGAGAGAAGAGGGCCCCTGTCTCGCTGTCATGCAGTACAAGGTGGCGGTGGGCAAATGTGCCGCGCTGTGAATCCTGTCCGCTGAGGCGGATCGGGGTACCGTCCTTCAGGATGGTCGCGAAAGCCAGCGTTTCGGCCAACGCCCAATCTACCCGCTCTCCATCCTTGAGGGCATCCTTGCGCCGCTGGAGAATCCGCTCCAGCTTCGGATATACCTTGAAGCCGCGGGGTGCAGTCAACAGCTCCTGGTTGATCTCCTGCAGGCTGCTGAGCGGAACTGCTGTAGTGCGCGGAGCCTTGGATTCCACATCAAGCGCCACTGCCGTTTTGGACTCTGCATTTTTGTGCTTGCCTTCTTTCATAGACTCAAAGGCTGCCTGCAGTACGCTTTCTGCCTCAGCATTCATCCGCTGCACATCTTCCGCCGAAATAATTTTCTCGCTCTGCAGCCGTTCGGCGTACACTTTGTAGACCGTCGGGTGATTC of the Paenibacillus pedocola genome contains:
- the odhB gene encoding 2-oxoglutarate dehydrogenase complex dihydrolipoyllysine-residue succinyltransferase translates to MSEIKVPDLGESISEGTIYKWLVKEGDTVGQGDVLAELETDKVNLEISAEEDGVISAILRQAGENVAVGEAIGVIGSAGEAAAPQAAGGSQPEAAPAASSASPAAAPAAAEAPAAAAQAPAAPEGAAAGTAALASPGARKLARERGIDLGEVSARDPIGRIGQADVNGHGAAGQGAAAPSAPAPQAAPAAAKPAAANAAPQQDGKAVERKRMSRRRLTIASRLVEAQQTAAMLTTFNEVDMTAILDIRKRRKDAFKEKHDVGLGFMSFFTKAVIGALKAYPLLNAEIDGEELLIKKFYDIGIAVSAKEGLVVPVVRDADRLSFPEIERQIGELAAKARANTLSLPELQGGTFTITNGGVFGSLLSTPILNTPQVGILGMHKIQLRPIALDEERTVNRPMMYIALSYDHRIVDGSEAVSFLVKVKELLEDPEALLLEG
- a CDS encoding methyl-accepting chemotaxis protein; this translates as MSVRRSKNVLVTLLLLLVGLYGLWIDMLWVHKLVFLVLMAALGGFAWNAYRRGLQREEFLKQTRDQVESLSNEIVVTSDRLHGALEEISRHTEGLQQTADYSHAYEVDLQTRSTEAKANIEGAFATMGGVADVTAHIKELTERLGANMLDARQEMTGMLGSLRNTDAVMAELQEQSADMLNKFTALSGHLALVEEINSLIVGIVNETSLLALNASIEAARAGEQGRGFAVVAGRIRQLADQSRSSVERSSAVLSDINNGVRQVLESVTKEQNAVSHGVNEVAAVKLRLSDMSARIEEVGTAVADTVTAASRQSGLIGIVTGELSGAVAIVNETIAGVDLTLEQVTRQRSQIGQLNEISASLLGESQALQQSVNQIAGREAVEMSQYAARLQEMQSLLQEISAKQELCAPDAVSHGNVLTACMKRVPDVQAIWSNRTDGTFIYSEPAAGLMNAKRRDWWNGAMSEGEYVSRPYVSAITKRSCITLSRAIKNGQGETVGVVGIDLAV
- a CDS encoding nucleotidyltransferase family protein produces the protein MRIHDEEELLRLVAEDRWMMDILAAARDLGLPDCWVCAGFVRSKVWDVQHDFTSRTPLGDVDVIYYDPADIREEIEKAWEARLREADPSVPWSVKNQARMHVVNDLEPYTSATDGMSKFPETATALGLALTGQGEVILSAPHGVRDVLDLIVRPSPLFNANPRLHPVYEERIAKKNWQGVWNQLQVILPGQFPLHPLSPPARS